The Leptospiraceae bacterium nucleotide sequence TTTGCTTCAAGTCCTAATTGTTCTAGAAGGGCAGACTTCCTACTCCCGGAAGTTTTACGGTCCGTAAATATCTCCCATAAAAACCAATTGCTCTTTACAATAAGAAGTTTCCAGACAAGATTCTGTGGACAAATTCCAACTCGGTCACGGTTTTTTATCTTCTGTTGCAACTACTCTTCCGCAAGAAAAAGATTTTGCCATTATCCGCCTCTGAGACTCCTGCTATCCTCATAGATATGAGCGTGTTTTTTCCTGCTCCATTCGACAGAGTAATCCGAATAATTCGCCAGAATAAATTTCTAAGTTTATGTTTTGAAATGCTTTGAAATCACCAAAGTTTTATTTAGATTTTCAATCTTTAAAACTACAGTCTTAGATGGATTAATTTCCAACTCTACTCTCGTCTAATTCAGCCAATTGCTGTTCGAGTCTCACTTCGACTAACTACCGGGGTTTGAGGCTGTTCACTCTGCCCGATCGCTTCTTCGTACCGTGATTTACATTTATATT carries:
- a CDS encoding ATP-binding cassette domain-containing protein, whose translation is MQQKIKNRDRVGICPQNLVWKLLIVKSNWFLWEIFTDRKTSGSRKSALLEQLGLEAKKNEIASNLSGGMQRRLNILLALMHDPEIKDKYGRGKF